In the genome of Curtobacterium sp. MCLR17_036, the window TGGCGCCGTCGAGCCGGGCCGCTTCGCGCAGGTCCGGCGAGACTCCCTGCAGGCCGCCGAGGAAGATCATCATGTTGCCGCCGAAGCCGGCCCAGACGCTCATCATGACGATCGCGAACATCGCCCAGTGCGAGTCGTACAGCCACGCGGGCCCGTCGATGCCGAACCACCCGAGTGCGGCGTTGAGCAGGCCGTGCTGGGGGTTGAGCACCCAGTACCAGACGGTGGCGGTCGCCACGGTGGACGAGACGACCGGGATGTAGAAGAGCGTGCGGAAGATCCGGACGGCCCGACCACTGCGGTTGAGCAGCAGCGCGGTGGCGAGCGCGATGACGAGTCCGAGCGGCACGTAGAGGGCCGTGTAGTACACGGTGTTGCGCAGCGCCGTCCAGAAGAACGGGTCGCCGGCGATCCGCGTGTAGTTGTCGAACCCGACCCACTTGAGGTCACCGATGACCGCGTAGTCGCTCAGGCTGACGACCGCGGCGACGACCACGGGCAGGGCGGTGAAGAGCAGGAACAGCGCGCCGGGCAGGGCCAGGAAGACCCAGGCCGCACGGGTCTGCTGCTTGCGGGTGGCGCTGACCCCCGTGCCGCGTTCGGTCCGGCGACGCTGCGGTCCCGGAGCGCCGACGGCCTCGGCGGCCTCGCCCCCGACGACGGCCTGCGCCTCCGGGGTGGTCACGACGCTCACCGGGTGCTCCGCTCCGGCTGACGGGCGCCGGTCCGCAGGTCGGCCACGTCGAGGACGAACTCGCAGAACATCGCGTTCGCCCACGAGAACCACGGCCGGGTGAACTCGGTGGGGTCGTCGACGTCGAAGGACTCGTGCATGAGCCGGGTACCGGCGTGCGTGGCGCAGAGCTGCGCGAGCACCGCGGCCCGCTCGTCGGCCGAGGTGGACGTCAGACCCTGCACGGCGAGGGCGATCGGCCACACGTTCCGGCCCGGGGTGTGCGGGCTGCCGATGCCGCTGCCGGCAGCTCCCGCGTACCAGTACGGGTTCGCCGGGGACAGCACGGCGGCGCGGGTGCGCAGGTAGAGCGGGTCGTCGACCGCGCACCAGCCGAGCATCGGCAGCGACAGCAGGCTCGGCACGTTCGCGTCGTCCATGACGAGCGCCGAGCCGAGCCCGTCGACCTCGTAGGCCAGGACCTCGCCGTGCTCCGGCAGCAGGACCGTTCCGTGCCGGTGGATCGCCGCGTCGATCTCGTCCGCCAGGGCGGTGGCGCGCTCGGCCAGGTCGTGGTCGTCGAGCACGACCGTCGCGATCTCGGCCACGTGCCGGAGCTCGGTCACGGCGAAGGCGTTGCCGGGCACGTTGTAGCCGTGCGTCGTCGCGTCGTCGCTCGGACGGAAGGCGCTCCAGGTCAGGTCGGTCCGGGCTGTCAGCGGGCCGGCGCCGTCGCGCACCAGGGTGTCGGACGGCAGCAGCGGATCGGGCCGTTCGAACCGGTAGCCGGACGCCGTCTCGTGGTCCTGCTCGAGGGTCCAGAGGTCGACGGCGGCGGCCGCGACGGCGCGGAAGTCGGCGAGGTGGTCCGTCCGCCCGGTGCGCGTCCACAGCGCGTGCGCGAGTTGGATCGGGTAGCAGAGCGAGTCGATCTCGTACTTCCGCTCCCAGACCCACGGGCTCATCGGCGTGTGGTCGTCGGTGTGGCCGGCGCCGTCGGGTGCGCGGTTGAAGGCGTTCGCGTACGGGTCGACGAGCACGAACGCGAGCTGGCGTCGCGACACCGCCGCGACCGTGTCGGCGAGTGCCCGGTCGTCGGCGACGAAGTGCAGGTAGGGCGTCAGTTGCGCCGTGGAGTCCCGGAGCCACATCGCGGGGATGTCGCCGGTCACCATGAAGGCCGTCCCGTCCGGCATCGCCGTGATGGTCGTCGACAGCGTGTTCGCGAAGCAGTTCGCGAAGAGGTCGCCGACCTCGCTGCCGAGCCGGTCCGTCACCTGTGCTGCGACCTGGTCGACCAGGTCCTGATGCGTCTGAGCCACGTTGCTCCCCTTGACTTCTCTTGGTGTGGCTCCAACTATATTGATTAGCCTCATCCGCGCAAGAAGTAGTTTGAGTATACTTTTTACTGATGCGCAGGGCATCGGGATGAGGCGTGGATCGAAGGAGATTCCATGCAGCACAGACTCGTCGGCCTGCTCGTCGCGGGGGCGCTCGCCACCGCCGGGCTCACCGGGGCCGGTCTCGCGACCGCACCCGACCGGGCCTCCGCGCTGACCTCGACCCAGGCGACGGACGCGTACGACGCGTTCGTCGACACCTACTGGGACCCGGACGCGAAGTACTTCTTCACCTGGAGCGACCACCAGGTGCACTCCGAGCACGCCGTCGGTCCACAGGGCGGCGCGTACACCGACTACTGGTGGGAGGCCCAGGCCTGGGAAGCCGTGATGGACCGGTACGAGCGCACGCACGACGCGGCGAGCCGGCAGATGATCGACGACGTGTTCGACGGCTGGCGTGCGGCGTACCCGGACTTCCGCGAGAACGACTGGAACGACGACATGGGCTGGTGGGCGCGGGGCAGCATCCGCGCCTACGAGCTCACCGGCGAAGCCCGGTACCTCACCGAGGCGCAGGACATCTTCGCGTACATCGCGCAGTACGAGGACACCACGTACGGCGGCGGGATCTGGTGGAAGAACGTCGACGTCGGCGACGGCACCCGCAACGAGAAGAACGTCGCGACGAACGGCACCGCGGTCTGGACCGCGCTCCGGCTCTACGCCGCGACCGGGGACACCACCTACCGCGACACCGCCGAGCGCCTCTACGCCTGGCTGCAGACGAACTTCGACCGTGACGGCCACATCCGCGACCACGTCAGCGGGACCGGACAGTTCACCGACTACGACTGGACCTACAACCAGGGCCAGTTCGCCGGCGCCGCCCTGCAGATGTACCTGCTCACCGACGACCAGCAGTACCTCGACCGCGCGACACGTGCGACCGACTGGGCCGTCGACAACCTGACGGTCGCGGGCACCTTCCTGAACGAGGGCACGAGCGACACCGAGGGCTTCAAGGCGATCCTCACGCGCGACATCCGGGCCCTCATCGACGATGCCGGGCAGACCCAGTACGAGGCGGTGCTCACCCGGAACGCCTCACAGGCCGCGAACCACGTCTCCCCCGAGGGCATCGGCGGCGCGGACTGGACCGCACCGACGCCGTCCGTGACGACCACGCCCCAGCTGTCGCTCGGCGCCGCGGCGACGGTCGCGATCACGCAGCAGGCCGTGCCGGACGGCTCCACCGCGGTCGTCGAGGGCGACGGCGTGTACCAGGCCGAGAACGTCGACCACCCGGGCATCTCGACGGAGTCCTCGAACGCCGGGGCGACCGGCCGCGGGTACCTCGCCGGCTGGAACACCGCCGGCACCGCGGCCACGTTCCACGTGAACGTCGCGACCGCGGGCACCCACACCCTCACGTTCCGCTCCGCCGCCGCGGCCGGCACGGCCGTCCGGTCCGTGCGGGTCGGCGACGGGCCCGCGACGACCGTGTCGTTCCCGGGCACGTCGTCCTGGTCGCAGTGGACCACCACGACGGTGACGGTCGACCTGGCCGCGGGCTCGAACGCGGTGGTCGTCGCCGCAGGGTCCGGGAACGCGAACTACCTCAACCTCGACGCGATGACCGTGTCGCACTGAGCGCAGCGAAGCAACCCCGGAAGACATTGAGCGCAGCGAAGCAACCCCGGAAGACACTGAGCGCAGCGAAGCAACCCCGGAAGACACTGAGCGCAGCGAAGCAACCCCGGAAGACACTGAGCGCAGCGAAGCAACCCCGGAAGACACTGAGCGGAGCAGAGCAACCGCGGAACGCACGAAACCCCGCCGGACAGGAGTCCGGCGGGGTTTCGTCGTGCTGGTGACCCCAGCGGGATTCGAACCCGCGTTACCGCCGTGAGAGGGCAGCGTACTAGGCCGCTATACGATGGGGCCGCGGCGTGTCGTCGGACTCGGAGGCTAGCCACCTGTGGTGACCCCAGCGGGATTCGAACCCGCGTTACCGCCGTGAGAGGGCAGCGTACTAGGCCGCTATACGATGGGGCCGTTCCGACAACTCGACAAGTATGGCACAAGCCGCGCACGGAGCCAAAACGAGGCGTGTCGCCCGGGTGTGCCGTCGGACGGGAGGCCCGTGGCGGCCCCGCCACGGGCCTCCCGTCCGACCGTGCGGGCGTCCTGGACCGGTCGCCCCGCGGACGAGGCGGTGGTCAGACGGTCAGGGACTCCCCCGGTCGGAGCACGACGAGTTCACCCGCGGTGCCGAGCGCCTCGCGGAGGCGCCCGGTGTGCATCGCGTACCCGACGTCGGACAGGGTGGCCTCGTGGACCGGGTAGGCACGGGCCGGACCGACCGCGGCGACGTAGTCCATCAGCTCACCCACCTTCAGCCACGGTGCCCCGACCGGAGCGGCGAGCACCTCGACGGGGACGTCGGGGACGGTGTACGAGTCGCCGGGGTGGAACAGCCGGCCGCCCACCAGGACGCCGGTGTTGTCGACGACGGGGACGCTCGAGTGGATGACGTTGTGCCGCGTCCCGTGGAAGTCGAGCGTGAACGGCCCGACCGTGCGGTGGTCGCCGTGGGTGACGACGTCGACCTCGATGCCCGCGTCGGCGAGGACGGCCCGGACCCCCTCGGGCCCGATGACGACGGCGCCGGGGTTCGCCGCCGTGATCCGGAGCACCTGCTCGGGCGTGACGTGGTCGGGGTGCTCGTGCGTGACCACGACGGCGACGACCCCCGTGGTGTCCACCGGCCGGGTGAGCTCGCCGGGGTCGAGGACGAGGCGTGCGGTGCCCTCGGTGACGATCTGGCAGGCGTGTTCGAGCTTGGTGACCTCCATGCGGGCGACCCTACGCGGCGTCGACGGGGACTTCGTGGGTCGCGTCGCCGCCCGGTGCTCGCCGCTCGCCGCTCGCCGCTCGCCGCTCGCCGCTCGGGGACAGTGACGCCGCACAACCAAAGTGAGCCCGCGCCGCGCGGTTCCCGGGTTCGAGCGCACTTCGGTTGTGCGACACGAATCCGCGCCACGTCCGCGCCGCCCGCACCGAGCCGCGTGCGTCGCGCCACCCGTCGTCCGGAGCCGCGTGCGCCGCGCCCGCGCCCCGTCCGCTGTCAGCCGCCCGGCACCCGCCCCGTCGTCGCGCGCACCACGAGCGCCGCGGGCGCCGCCGCGATCGACCGCGTGGCCGCCCCCTCGACCTCGGCGAGTACCGCGCGCGCGGCCGTCCTCCCCTGCGCCTCCGGGTCCTGCGCGACCGTCGTCAGTCCGACGGTCCGGCCGTACTCGTGGCCGTCGATCCCCATCACCGACAGGTCCTCCGGCACCGACAGCCCGGCACGGTGCGCCGCAAGGAGCACCCCGAGCGCCATCTCGTCCGAGGCACAGAGCACCGCCGTCGGCCGCTCCGGCGCGTCGAGCAGCGCCGATCCCGCCGCGACGCCGCCCGGGAACGAGAAGCCGCCGTCGAGCAGCCGGTGTGCCGGCACGACCCGGCCCGCGGCCCGCATCGCGTCGACGAAGCCGTCCCGGCGCAGGTGCGGGACGGCGACGTTCATCCCGGCCTCGTCCTGCCCGCCGACGTAGGCGACCGCGCGGTGCCCGAGCGCGCACAGGTGCCCGACCGCGGTCCGGGTGACGGCACGGTCGTCCACGCCGACGTTCCGCAGGCCCGGGGCAAGGCCGCCGATCACGATCATCGGGTGCCGTGCGAGTTCGAGTTCGGCGCGTTCGGTCGCGTCGAGCACCAGGGACATGAGGACGAGGCCGTCCACCCGGTGCCGCAGCATCGACCGCCGGAACGCCCGGTCGCGGTCGCCGCCCGGCCCGCCGAGGTTGTAGAGGACGAGGTCGTACCCGGCGCGCTTGAGCTCGGCGTCGACCCCGCCGAGCGCCTTGACGAAGAACCACCGGTCGATCACCGGCAGCACGACGCCGACCGCGCGCTGCCGCCCGGTCGCGAGGCCGGCCGCCGCGGAGCTCGGGACGTAGCCGAGCTCGTCGGCGACGCGCCGCACCTGGTCGACGGTGGTGTCCGCCACGCTCGGCATCCCGCGGAGCGCGCGCGACACCGTCGACTTCGACAACCCCGTGGCGGTCGCGATCTGCTGGATGCCCGCCGCACCGCCCGGGAGGCCCGTCACCGCTCCGTCGCGCGTGTCGCGTC includes:
- a CDS encoding sugar ABC transporter permease: MSVVTTPEAQAVVGGEAAEAVGAPGPQRRRTERGTGVSATRKQQTRAAWVFLALPGALFLLFTALPVVVAAVVSLSDYAVIGDLKWVGFDNYTRIAGDPFFWTALRNTVYYTALYVPLGLVIALATALLLNRSGRAVRIFRTLFYIPVVSSTVATATVWYWVLNPQHGLLNAALGWFGIDGPAWLYDSHWAMFAIVMMSVWAGFGGNMMIFLGGLQGVSPDLREAARLDGANAWQVFRYVVLPSIRRTTFLVSTLLIINAFQVFDQAYVLTKGGPGNSTVTIVYYIYDRGFGSLQMGYASALSFVLFVIILAFSLINARLTNRDSER
- a CDS encoding glycoside hydrolase family 125 protein encodes the protein MAQTHQDLVDQVAAQVTDRLGSEVGDLFANCFANTLSTTITAMPDGTAFMVTGDIPAMWLRDSTAQLTPYLHFVADDRALADTVAAVSRRQLAFVLVDPYANAFNRAPDGAGHTDDHTPMSPWVWERKYEIDSLCYPIQLAHALWTRTGRTDHLADFRAVAAAAVDLWTLEQDHETASGYRFERPDPLLPSDTLVRDGAGPLTARTDLTWSAFRPSDDATTHGYNVPGNAFAVTELRHVAEIATVVLDDHDLAERATALADEIDAAIHRHGTVLLPEHGEVLAYEVDGLGSALVMDDANVPSLLSLPMLGWCAVDDPLYLRTRAAVLSPANPYWYAGAAGSGIGSPHTPGRNVWPIALAVQGLTSTSADERAAVLAQLCATHAGTRLMHESFDVDDPTEFTRPWFSWANAMFCEFVLDVADLRTGARQPERSTR
- a CDS encoding glycoside hydrolase family 76 protein codes for the protein MQHRLVGLLVAGALATAGLTGAGLATAPDRASALTSTQATDAYDAFVDTYWDPDAKYFFTWSDHQVHSEHAVGPQGGAYTDYWWEAQAWEAVMDRYERTHDAASRQMIDDVFDGWRAAYPDFRENDWNDDMGWWARGSIRAYELTGEARYLTEAQDIFAYIAQYEDTTYGGGIWWKNVDVGDGTRNEKNVATNGTAVWTALRLYAATGDTTYRDTAERLYAWLQTNFDRDGHIRDHVSGTGQFTDYDWTYNQGQFAGAALQMYLLTDDQQYLDRATRATDWAVDNLTVAGTFLNEGTSDTEGFKAILTRDIRALIDDAGQTQYEAVLTRNASQAANHVSPEGIGGADWTAPTPSVTTTPQLSLGAAATVAITQQAVPDGSTAVVEGDGVYQAENVDHPGISTESSNAGATGRGYLAGWNTAGTAATFHVNVATAGTHTLTFRSAAAAGTAVRSVRVGDGPATTVSFPGTSSWSQWTTTTVTVDLAAGSNAVVVAAGSGNANYLNLDAMTVSH
- a CDS encoding MBL fold metallo-hydrolase, coding for MEVTKLEHACQIVTEGTARLVLDPGELTRPVDTTGVVAVVVTHEHPDHVTPEQVLRITAANPGAVVIGPEGVRAVLADAGIEVDVVTHGDHRTVGPFTLDFHGTRHNVIHSSVPVVDNTGVLVGGRLFHPGDSYTVPDVPVEVLAAPVGAPWLKVGELMDYVAAVGPARAYPVHEATLSDVGYAMHTGRLREALGTAGELVVLRPGESLTV
- a CDS encoding LacI family DNA-binding transcriptional regulator, which translates into the protein MTGLPGGAAGIQQIATATGLSKSTVSRALRGMPSVADTTVDQVRRVADELGYVPSSAAAGLATGRQRAVGVVLPVIDRWFFVKALGGVDAELKRAGYDLVLYNLGGPGGDRDRAFRRSMLRHRVDGLVLMSLVLDATERAELELARHPMIVIGGLAPGLRNVGVDDRAVTRTAVGHLCALGHRAVAYVGGQDEAGMNVAVPHLRRDGFVDAMRAAGRVVPAHRLLDGGFSFPGGVAAGSALLDAPERPTAVLCASDEMALGVLLAAHRAGLSVPEDLSVMGIDGHEYGRTVGLTTVAQDPEAQGRTAARAVLAEVEGAATRSIAAAPAALVVRATTGRVPGG